In a single window of the Agromyces sp. H17E-10 genome:
- a CDS encoding peptidylprolyl isomerase — translation MASNDRQAREERARLRTYQARQEVHAGKQRRRTRDNVIAGIALVVVLALAVGAQLLFFNGGPGSPEPEASATPTPTAAAGENQGDVPSADLAEDRTWTGTLTLNDIPLGVELDGAAAPQAVSSEISLAQAGFYDGVSCHRLTDEGIWVLQCGDPNGDGSGGPGYSYGPIENAPADGVYPAGTIAMARQSGDAYSQGSQFFIVYEDSPIPADAAGGYTVIGQVTSGLDELRAGVIDAGPVDGTTDPSPKVPTTITSFTVE, via the coding sequence GTGGCATCGAACGACCGTCAGGCACGCGAGGAACGCGCGCGCCTCCGCACGTACCAGGCCCGGCAGGAGGTCCACGCCGGCAAGCAGCGCCGCCGCACGCGCGACAACGTCATCGCGGGCATCGCGCTCGTCGTCGTGCTCGCCCTCGCGGTCGGCGCGCAGCTCCTCTTCTTCAACGGCGGTCCCGGCAGCCCCGAGCCCGAGGCGTCCGCGACGCCCACGCCCACGGCTGCGGCCGGGGAGAACCAGGGCGACGTTCCCTCGGCCGACCTCGCCGAGGACCGCACGTGGACGGGCACGCTCACACTCAACGACATCCCGCTCGGCGTGGAGCTCGACGGCGCCGCCGCACCGCAGGCGGTCTCGAGCGAGATCAGCCTCGCCCAGGCCGGCTTCTACGACGGCGTCAGCTGCCACCGCCTCACCGATGAGGGCATCTGGGTGCTCCAGTGCGGCGACCCGAACGGCGACGGCTCCGGCGGACCCGGCTACAGCTACGGACCGATCGAGAACGCGCCCGCCGACGGCGTCTACCCCGCGGGCACGATCGCGATGGCGCGGCAGTCGGGCGACGCCTACAGCCAGGGCAGCCAGTTCTTCATCGTGTACGAGGACTCCCCCATTCCGGCCGACGCGGCCGGCGGGTACACCGTCATCGGCCAGGTCACGAGCGGTCTCGACGAATTGCGCGCGGGCGTCATCGACGCCGGCCCCGTCGACGGCACGACCGACCCGTCACCGAAGGTGCCGACGACCATCACCTCGTTCACCGTCGAGTGA
- a CDS encoding replication-associated recombination protein A — MVESGPGLRTGATPLAVRMRPTSLDEVAGQRHLLTPGSPLVALAGDRTGESGSVSVILWGPPGTGKTTLAQAIARSSGRKFVELSAVTAGVRDVRQVMEEAQASRDLYGISTVLFLDEIHRFTKAQQDALLPGVENGWVILVAATTENPSFSVISPLLSRSLLLTLELLSDDDLGVLVDRAVADPRGLAGKVVLDAEARSAIVRLASGDARRALTALEASAISAAAEAAAAPEASDAGDADTDTDADGVDDADADDADAEASRLPVITADVVARAVDRALLRYDRNGDEHYDVISAFIKSVRGSDVDAALHYLARMIEAGEDPRFIARRIIVLASEDIGLADPQALGVAVAAADAVQFIGMPEGRIPLAQAVVHLATAPKSNAAYLGIDKAIADVRAGKAGRVPKHLRDAHYPGAKRLGHGKGYRYPHDDAIGVVAQEYLPDTLRGAVYYEPTEHGNEREVSARLAKLRRIVRGGR, encoded by the coding sequence ATGGTGGAATCCGGCCCGGGGCTGCGCACGGGCGCGACCCCGCTCGCAGTGCGCATGCGCCCGACCAGCCTCGACGAGGTGGCCGGGCAGCGGCACCTGCTGACCCCCGGTTCTCCGCTCGTCGCGCTCGCGGGCGACCGCACGGGGGAGTCTGGTTCGGTGTCCGTGATCCTCTGGGGGCCGCCCGGTACGGGCAAGACGACGCTCGCCCAGGCGATCGCGCGGTCGTCGGGGCGCAAGTTCGTCGAACTCTCGGCCGTCACCGCGGGCGTCCGAGACGTGCGCCAGGTGATGGAGGAGGCGCAGGCGAGCCGAGACCTCTACGGCATCTCGACCGTGCTCTTCCTCGACGAGATCCACCGATTCACGAAGGCGCAGCAGGACGCGCTGCTGCCGGGTGTCGAGAACGGCTGGGTCATCCTCGTCGCGGCGACGACCGAGAATCCCTCGTTCTCGGTCATCTCGCCGCTGCTCTCGCGCTCGCTGCTGCTGACGCTCGAGCTCCTGAGCGACGACGACCTCGGCGTGCTCGTCGACCGCGCGGTCGCCGACCCGCGCGGGCTCGCCGGCAAGGTCGTGCTCGACGCCGAGGCGCGTTCGGCGATCGTCAGGCTCGCGTCAGGCGACGCACGCCGTGCGCTCACCGCGCTCGAGGCCTCGGCGATCTCCGCAGCCGCCGAGGCGGCGGCCGCACCCGAAGCGAGCGATGCCGGCGATGCCGATACCGATACCGATGCCGATGGGGTCGACGATGCCGATGCGGACGACGCCGACGCCGAGGCATCCCGGTTGCCGGTCATCACCGCCGACGTCGTGGCACGGGCGGTCGACCGGGCTCTCCTGCGGTACGACCGCAACGGCGACGAGCACTACGACGTCATCAGCGCCTTCATCAAGTCGGTGCGCGGCAGCGACGTCGACGCGGCACTGCACTATCTCGCGCGAATGATCGAGGCCGGAGAGGACCCGAGGTTCATCGCCCGGCGCATCATCGTGCTCGCCTCCGAGGACATCGGGCTCGCCGACCCGCAGGCGCTCGGCGTCGCGGTCGCGGCGGCCGACGCGGTGCAGTTCATCGGCATGCCCGAGGGGCGCATCCCGCTCGCGCAGGCGGTCGTGCATCTCGCGACGGCGCCCAAGTCGAACGCCGCCTACCTCGGCATCGACAAGGCGATCGCCGATGTGCGCGCCGGCAAGGCGGGGCGCGTGCCGAAGCACCTGCGCGACGCCCACTACCCGGGGGCGAAGCGGCTCGGACATGGCAAAGGCTACCGGTATCCGCACGACGACGCGATCGGCGTGGTGGCCCAGGAGTACCTGCCCGACACGTTGCGCGGGGCGGTCTACTACGAGCCGACCGAGCACGGCAACGAGCGCGAGGTGTCGGCCAGGCTCGCGAAGCTCCGGCGCATCGTGCGCGGGGGTCGATGA
- the rpsD gene encoding 30S ribosomal protein S4 yields the protein MSNRSRSKTRLSRALGVALTPKAARYMEKRPYAPGEHGRTKRKADSDYAVRLREKQRLRAQYGIREKQLRIAYNEAKRIDGQTGENLVELLEMRLDALVLRAGFARTISQARQFVVHRHILVDGQLVDRPSFRVKPGQLVHVKTRSEGTEPFQVAAAGGHADVLPKVPGYLEVELDKLQAKLVRRPKRAEVPVTCDVQLVVEYYAAR from the coding sequence GTGTCGAACCGTTCCCGCAGCAAGACCCGCCTCTCCCGTGCGCTCGGCGTCGCCCTCACCCCGAAGGCCGCCCGCTACATGGAGAAGCGCCCCTACGCTCCTGGTGAGCACGGCCGCACCAAGCGCAAGGCCGACAGCGACTACGCCGTGCGTCTGCGCGAGAAGCAGCGTCTGCGCGCCCAGTACGGCATCCGCGAGAAGCAGCTCCGCATCGCCTACAACGAGGCCAAGCGCATCGACGGCCAGACCGGTGAGAACCTGGTCGAGCTGCTCGAGATGCGTCTCGACGCTCTCGTGCTGCGTGCCGGCTTCGCCCGCACGATCTCGCAGGCCCGCCAGTTCGTGGTGCACCGCCACATCCTCGTCGACGGCCAGCTCGTCGACCGCCCCTCGTTCCGCGTGAAGCCGGGCCAGCTCGTGCACGTGAAGACCCGCAGCGAGGGCACCGAGCCGTTCCAGGTCGCCGCCGCCGGCGGTCACGCCGACGTGCTGCCCAAGGTCCCGGGCTACCTCGAGGTCGAGCTCGACAAGCTCCAGGCCAAGCTCGTCCGTCGCCCGAAGCGCGCCGAGGTCCCCGTGACCTGTGACGTCCAGCTCGTCGTCGAGTACTACGCGGCTCGCTGA